In the genome of Mangifera indica cultivar Alphonso chromosome 9, CATAS_Mindica_2.1, whole genome shotgun sequence, the window GTGATTCacctttttatttatgtttgattttttatgttcataACAAAGTTTAGTTAGGTTAAAAACTATTTAGCATGACACAAAAGCTGGATTCaaggtatatttttttactaataaaattatatagacatattttttatatataatttaggtatacagataatatataattatgtaattagataattttgaattaaaaataaaataatatttaatcacatgataatatataatttgtatacccaaattatatataaaaaatgtgtatatataacattacttatttTTCGACCATAAGAGAAGCTATATAAGTCAGGGCCCTTGTGATAAGAAATTGTCTCCTAATTTGATATTGACTTGCTCAAGCTCTTTGAATCATCCCTTTTTATTCGTCTTCTTGTCTCTATAATCTCATAACTTAAACGAAACTTGATttaccattaatattttataatagacCTCAACTCTTCCATCTGAACAAAGCAAATTATGGGTGATTTCAATGGATGAAATTGATTGTCCACCTTTATGTCCAAAGAAATTGACCACCAAGTTTTCAACACTTGGTCAATTGCTATATCAAACACACCTTCCaaacatttttttctcctttaataTGACCAATCGCACATGGTCCACTTGCTGTGTCAACTACACCTTCCGaacttttttccttctttaatATGTCCGTATTGTTTATAATAGACTTGATGAACAAGATTGTTCACCAATGTTCTAAGAAACTGACATTGACAAAAGCTTCCTCAAGGTCTTCCTCATTTTAAAATTCTCAAAGGGCAAATTATTGAGTGTGAATTGGCCGATCGACCAGGCCTGATTACAATAATATTCAAAACCTATTTTTggcaacaattttttttctgggTGCATTTAGGGATAGATTTGAGCTGAGTTAAACTTATCTCTAAGTTGTTTAAACTTGACTCACTTGAAAAGAGCTAAGCTTAagttcaattcgagtttgaattcgagccaagtaaaaaaataactaaaacgacattattttaatgcatattgatcaaaatgacgttttaatttattcatattaaaattttttaaacttgcaAGCTTGGCAAACCGAACACCTATAAAACTCGATTTTTGagcttgaaaatattaaactttcttgttcgaatttatttgagttaagGTTGTTTCAGACTCATTCGAATTGAACTTATTTTCAAACTCGAATAAAGATAGTTTGAATCTAATCCTAATCATATTGATGGTACAACTATTAGATCAACTTCCATTTGTGTCttcaaagacaaaaaaacattattattcTAAGATGGGAAACCATGGACAAAAAgatgtataattaaaaagattattacaGCATTAATGGTCTTTCTGGTGACCACCTTACCAAAACCCTAAAGAGACTGCTCAACTAATTCTAATATTCTTTAGGGATATTCATAGCGTCGATCATGTAAAACATAACAAAAGCGAATGCATTAAGACTTGTCCTGTCCAAACTTATATAGTAAGCCACCAAAAGCTTCTTCTTTGTTGAGATATGTTCccctttttatataatttatttttataacaatttacacctcttattattttgattaataatggGAATAGGACGACGAAAGATAAACCATAGCATTTATAGTGAAAATATGAAATACGCCATGTGGGAAACCTCCACCAGTAATTGAGCAGCCGGCCTCAAAAGGAAATGTGAAAATGTCAAATAAGTAAGCTAAACCCCACATTGaagaagagaaatttttttttctttttcttcctgaATTAATTTTGGAAGTTCTGCCACATGCAATGTATGACTTAAATATGCAGCTAACTTATGACATCTTTGCCCACAATGACCCTAAATTAGGCCGTCGGCCATTCGGCGCCTAATTCTTATTCTTAGTAAAGGAATTAAGTATTAGTCAAACACTTTTGAGTCAGGTGAAAGGGAGATGTTGCTACCTCCACCGTTTTGTGACTACTAATAACATCTCGAAGGGTTTATTTAAGTGAATGTCTTAAGGAGTCCATGCCTAAAAATATTAGGTTTGAGACTCTGGGATATCAAATTAAGAGAtagtttgagtaataaaatatgaaactttttatataaaagaatatagatTCAAATATCTtctgataaaatattaagatcaaattattaacttatttaattttaaaaccgattattaaatttgaaatatattttatttgatgtgattaattaaatctcaaaaaaataatttgatttaagtgaaatttttcgattaaaaaaaataggttATACCAAGCCAAGCCTAACTTGGTACGATTATCATTACATTAAACTTGCCCCTAGGTTAGGGTTGcgatcataaaaataattatatcttaagATTTTAACAATACTCTTTTCATAATTAGAGTCGGGGGCGGGGGCGGGGGTGGCGGCGCGGAATATTAAAGTAATTGTATTAAGAATACAAGAGACGTTCCAGCACGTGACAAAGTAAAACTGAAATTAGCCGAACTCATGCTCCCCATGCCTTTCCGTACATCAACAGCATGGCCAATGGGGAGGAACGAATAGGTGCCATTTAGGTCAGGGTGGgtgaatttatttatgcatGCATTTATTAATACAATTCTCAGTTTCCCAGTGAATGCATGTCACATCATTGTGGCAAGTGTCCGATACGTGTCTTATATTTCTCGATATAATGTATTATCTAAATACGTAGACAATTTATACTGAGAACCTATAGACAATTCATACCACTAATCCAGCCATGCAATATGGATAGACACGTATTTTTACCCTGATATATCGTTCGATTATGATTACAGGCATTGGATTAATAGTCATCTTGCCAACTAGATAAACTGTACCACAACACAGGGCCACAGTCAATGTAAAGGGGATTATATCATTCTGGTggcatattaattataaaataattaaaatattgatcACACAAAATTTAAAGTGGTGGTGCTACACTCAATCATctccaaaatatatacattttggtTAAAAGCTTATTTTCTCAATCGGACGGGTATGCAAACCAAAGAAAACTTTCAGATATCATGTGTCAATGGATGACAAGACAACAATGCTCTCTCTCTCCCCTTGGTCtaaaaacaaagagagaaagCATCAAATAACACAAACAGAtggctggctggctggctggctggctgCCGGTAGCTCTCCCAAGTCCCAACTTCCAAgtaattttgttgttaatttgTACTTCAAACGCGGtatcttaaagataaaatgttaaaGGCACGTTTGGTGTTGAAGAATAGTTAATCTATTGAAGATAATTGCACGTGTAGGCCACAGAGCTCAGAAGTCAGAAGTCGGCAGACGAGGACAGCAGCAATTAATGAATCTGAAATTAAGGTTATACACACCTATATTTCGGTACCGCacggccaaaggacttatttccacccatgTTCTGATGAAATCGATGACGTTTAAAAAACTGTCTTAATGTAttggttaattattattttattaataatattaaaaaatataatttattatatatattttaaaattttaaaaataaataattttattttgtctaaagttttctaattttaaaatatcattttttttcaaatataagatttttttttcacctattattttttatgtcaacGATTTCTTTTTTTCACCTTAAACCATTCACTGTTGCACTTGAAACCATCTCCAATGAAGAGATATGAAGtagatctcttcatcagagATAACTAGAGATGGCACTGactcttttgttttgttttcagaGATTGTCATCGTTGGTGGGGGGAGAAAGAAAACTTAGggatataaaagtaaaatgatcactttttaaaacttgaaaattttagatgggagaaattgtgaaatttttaaacttgagaagtaaaatataataaaactttagttttttaaaatttttattatattaatattttattcttaactaTAACTGAGCTTTTTAACATACAATATGCATATGTTATTGTATTAAAACatagatgaaaaatagttttttaatctattggaaaaataaaacaaaattcctatgaaacaatattatacatatatttttaatatatacaaataaataaatatataatattttattatacaattatatattattttatatttaatttaaaattatttaaccacttattataaaatcatgtaAGTTAATTAATCTCATTGTTCTcaattaaaaacaacaaaaataaaataaaaaaaattagaatgtgCGACACTATTAAGTCTATCatacttaaattaaattgttaaataatattattaatgtcaTTAAGAGTGTGATTAATCAGTgagttgattttaaaattatatttgtcttTTAATTAAAGCATTCGTATTGTGCAATTAAGATTATTAATTTGTCTATACATGTTCAAAACCCTATTTTCtgttcttttaaaattttttaactattaacttttttttacgTTGAAAATTCGAAGACAATAAGTTACCCCTCTTTTCTTTGCAAATTTTCAATCAAGTCACCTtcattatgtatatattataccattaaaaaaatatattctttattttattacgAAAATTCAttattcgaattaaaaaaaaccgtatatacatattataaagtatatttttgaaatttgtcaaaCTGTTAAATGGTGTGCACGAAGAAGTAACCCGTAACAATGTGGCAGTTACAACAGCAGTAAATTAAAACAGATAACAATATTGTAtatacttttaagtatataattgaatatataaataatatattatcatgtgattaagtattattttatcattaatataaaattatttaattacataataatatattatttatattatgttcttACACTAGAGCATCTGTAAATAACTGAACCTGAAGAGGTTAGGTCAAGAATCCTACCCAAGAGTTTGACATGTAGCTTGGCCAGTGTAGGTGACCATCTCACCCAAACAATAATACAGCAAAAAGGCAAACTGACTCTAGAGTTAATTTATTTCTAAGTTTGTGAACTGTATAGTATTTAATTCAAGAAATCGGTGGTGTGGTGTGGTGTGGTGTTGTGTTGCGTTGtgtgtttgaattaaaaaagagaataaaaaactGACAACCAGTTCGCCAGGGAAATAAATGACCAACTGTTAGCGTGCACTCAACCTCTTAAATGCTCTCTCTTCTCCTATATCAACTGAAATCCGAGACTTTCCTTAGACCATTGTGCCAGATCTTTTCGCTGGAACATTTAGTTCTACTGCTAAAGTTATTCATTTCTCTgtgattgtttaatattattccAATGGAGCTGGGAAGTATTCTTCAGTTTCTTGAAAATAAAAGCATTCTAGTCACTGGTGCAACTGGGTTTTTAGCAAAGAGTATATGCATCTTCTTCATGTCTctcttttctttaattctttctGAGTTTCCTTTAATACTGTACCGATTAGTTTTCTTAATTGTTTTGTTGCATTCAGTTTTTCTGGAGAAAGTTTTGAGGGTTCAACCAAATGTCAAGAAGCTGTATCTTCTCTTGAGAGCTGCAGATGCTAAAGCGGCCACTCATCGGTTCCACAATGAGGTAtgtataaatgtgtatatacgCATTATGGAACATAAATACACGTAGAGAAATGTtgaatattgttatatatacatCTCCTTCTcaataaacatttttatttacagGTGATAGCGAAGGACTTGTTTAGGGTTCTAAAGGAAAAATGTGGCACAAATCTGAATTTGATTATAGCAGAAAAGACCACTCTCGTCCCTGGAGACATTTCTTTGGAGGACTTGGGATTGAAGGACTCTAATTTAAGAGAAGAGATGTTGAAAAACTTAGATGTTGTCATTAATTTAGCTGCGACAACCAACTTTGATGAAAGGTAAACTAATCatcaattatttaaacaatttattccAAATATTAAAGctgaaattcattcaaattcttATGCAGATATGATGTTGCACTTGGCATCAACACATTGGGAGCTAAGAACGTTTTGAACTTCGCAAAGAAATGTAACAAGTTAATGGTCTTTGTTCATGTATCCACGGGTAAGAATatataatcattaattaatgtgatatatttatgaataaaaatatgttgTACAAAGTTATACGTACAAATTGGGGtgataatttatgattgaataatataattttttattttaaaatcactaatACCTCAGATAAAGACTTCAGCCTTAATGAGAGGAAATTGATTATGTTTTTTCAGCATATGTAAGTGGGGAAACACCAGGTTTAATATTAGAGAAGTCGTATCGTATGGGAGAGACACTTAATGGTGCATTTGGATTGGACATTGATGTGGAGAAGAAAGTGATGGAGCAAGAACTTAACGAACTTCAAGCTGAGGGAGCATCCGAAGATGAAATTAAATTGGCCATGAAAGATTTGGGACTCAAAAGGTTAGTGATAGTATACCCATAATCATAAATTTGTTCATCTCcataaattaggtttttttaaaattattttcagaataCATGCACATGCATATCTTCCTATAGCTAAGACTATTTGTATCTCCACATATAAGGAACAAAAGAATAATTCCATCAGGTTATAGGTATTTATTGACACGATAAAACCCCCATTATTCATGCAAGAAGATGGCCAGGGTGGGCTGATAATAAAATGGAAGcgtattaattatttaaaagagaaattctattaaatattttcttagaaaatcaattaattgTTGTGGAAGTTGGTATGTTTGGTTACCTGTTCAAGCAATAAGGTGAAAATTGCAGACGTCCACATATTAACactagaaataaaatattatagtgaCAGCAAAATCTTAAACAAAAGTCTTAATCGCTcatgttataattaatttttttaatcaagaaATTACCTGAATTGGACCATCTCTTTTGTTATAGTTGTTATTAGCACggttaattaaaatgtttaaaagtcttaaaaataggtaaaattctgaatttaataatcaaattttataatcattatatcatattctctcttttattttttatttttttattaccacTTAATCTATCGAAagatttttatcacatttttttccaTTGCCTCGAAGTCCCATCAGAAcatttattacttaaattgaCTCACAGCCAAGCACTGGAGCTTCACAAATGTTTTCGAATATCTCAACCAATGAACGTCTAGAAAATGCCCTGTTACGTTTGATTGAATTTCAATGAATAAATATCTAGCAATAAATGATCAAAAATGACAAAGCATATGCTTTtgataaacaattaatttgagatAACATTGAATGGTGACGTATAAAAATTGATCcacttttctattaaaaattttggaaataacATTGGATTGATGTTGATATTTTAtcgtaaatttaaataattttgggttttattttcatattaatgaCAAATTGAAATTATCAGAGCAAAGATGTATGGATGGCCGAACACATACGTACTCACAAAAGCCATGGGAGAGATGCTTGTAGATGAGTTGAAAGAAAATCTGTCTGTGGTC includes:
- the LOC123226160 gene encoding fatty acyl-CoA reductase 3-like; translation: MELGSILQFLENKSILVTGATGFLAKIFLEKVLRVQPNVKKLYLLLRAADAKAATHRFHNEVIAKDLFRVLKEKCGTNLNLIIAEKTTLVPGDISLEDLGLKDSNLREEMLKNLDVVINLAATTNFDERYDVALGINTLGAKNVLNFAKKCNKLMVFVHVSTAYVSGETPGLILEKSYRMGETLNGAFGLDIDVEKKVMEQELNELQAEGASEDEIKLAMKDLGLKRAKMYGWPNTYVLTKAMGEMLVDELKENLSVVTIRPTIVTSTYKQPFPGWAEGIRTIDSLAVGYGKGRLTCLLGDLNSIIDAIPADMVVNATIVAMVAHARQQQSGNVIYQVGSSLRNPLRYSDLQDYGYRYFTKKPWINKDGKPVKVGKVNVMNSMASFHRYMAIRYMLPLKGLELVNTAFCQYFKGIHSDLSRKIKFVMRLVELYRPYLFFNGIFDDKNTVKLLTAARDDSAVETNIFYFDSKCIDWEDYFMNTHMPGLVKHVFK